One Neovison vison isolate M4711 chromosome 2, ASM_NN_V1, whole genome shotgun sequence genomic window carries:
- the LRIT1 gene encoding leucine-rich repeat, immunoglobulin-like domain and transmembrane domain-containing protein 1: protein MRVTVGMLWLLTLWGHPQAQGSCPSQCSCSLHILGDGSKARTVVCSDPDMTLPPASLPPDTSRLRLERTAIRRVPGEVFKPLGRLEQLWLPYNALSELSALMLRGLRRLRELRLPGNRLAAFPWAALKDAPQLRLLDLQANRLAAVPPEAARFLGNLTFLDLSNNQLLRLPQEILATWAHPQTGPVLPGHRTRLVLGLQDNPWACDCRLYDLALFLEGWAPHLAFIEARLKCASPSSLAGVAFSQLELRKCQSPGLRPGAASVRSPLGSAVLLRCGATGVPGPEMSWRRANGHPLKGTVHQEVSSDGTSWTLLGLPAVSLLDSGDYICQAKNFLGVSETVISLSITEPQASTEHSGSPGALWTRTGEGAEAAAYNKMVARHVPDIPGPAVPTTGSPVSNTKGELTLQHFQVGTPGERSNGQAGRQEARMVRSLKVVGDTYQSVTLVWKAPQAGNTTTFSVLYAVFGQHNMWRVAVPPGKTSVTIRGLTPKTKYVACVCVRDLMPQKEQCVIFSTDGVVDAEATQRLINVVVISVAIVIALPLTLLVCCGAVQRRCRKCRTGGAAEATGAYVNLERLRHSEDGSELSQHSFSEADRLLSARSSLDSQVLGSRGGRRINEYFC, encoded by the exons ATGAGGGTAACAGTGGGCATGCTCTGGCTCCTGACCCTCTGGGGGCACCCCCAAGCCCAGGGCTCCTGCCCGTCTCAATGCAGCTGCAGCCTCCACATCCTGGGTGATGGCAGCAAGGCCAG GACGGTGGTGTGCAGCGACCCCGACATGACTCTGCCCCCCGCGTCGCTCCCTCCCGACACCTCCAGATTGCGCCTGGAGCGGACGGCCATTCGCAGGGTGCCCGGGGAGGTCTTCAAGCCGCTAGGCCGCCTTGAGCAGCTGTGGCTGCCCTACAACGCCCTCAGCGAGCTCAGCGCCCTGATGCTGCGGGGCCTGCGCCGCCTGCGCGAGCTGCGCCTGCCCGGGAACCGCCTGGCCGCCTTCCCCTGGGCGGCGCTCAAGGACGCCCCCCAGCTGCGGCTGCTGGACCTGCAAGCCAACCGGCTCGCCGCCGTGCCACCCGAGGCCGCGCGCTTCCTGGGGAACCTCACCTTCCTCGACCTCTCCAACAACCAGCTGTTGAGGCTCCCGCAGGAGATACTGGCCACCTGGGCTCACCCACAGACCGGGCCCGTCCTTCCCGGGCACCGCACCAGGCTGGTGCTAG GGCTGCAGGACAACCCCTGGGCCTGCGACTGCCGCCTCTACGACCTGGCCCTTTTCCTGGAAGGCtgggccccacatctggctttcatAGAGGCCAGGCTGAAGTGCGCCAGCCCAAGCAGCCTGGCCGGAGTGGCCTTCAGCCAGCTGGAACTGAGGAAGTGCCAGAGTCCGGGGCTCCGTCCAGGGGCGGCCAGTGTCAGGTCCCCACTGGGCAGTGCGGTATTGCTACGTTGTGGGGCCACCGGCGTCCCTGGGCCAGAGATGAGCTGGAGGAGAGCCAACGGGCACCCACTCAAAGGCACAG TGCACCAGGAAGTCTCCAGCGATGGCACAAGCTGGACACTGCTGGGCCTGCCTGCTGTGTCCCTCCTCGACTCTGGAGACTACATCTGCCAGGCCAAGAACTTTCTGGGAGTCTCTGAGACTGTCATCTCCCTATCCATCACGGAGCCTCAGGCTTCCACAGAACATAGTGGGAGCCCAGGGGCACTGTGGACAAGGACAGGTGAGGGGGCAGAAGCTGCTGCATACAACAAGATGGTGGCCAGGCATGTCCCTGACATCCCTGGACCTGCTGTTCCGACCACTGGGTCCCCTGTGTCCAACACGAAGGGGGAGCTGACCCTCCAGCACTTCCAGGTGGGGACTCCAGGAGAGCGCTCGAATGGGCAGGCAGGACGCCAGGAGGCCCGAATGGTGAGGTCTCTCAAGGTGGTGGGAGACACTTACCAGAGCGTGACCTTGGTGTGGAAGGCGCCCCAGGCTGGGAACACAACCACCTTCAGTGTCCTGTATGCGGTCTTCGGGCAGCACAACATGTGGCGGGTGGCGGTGCCACCTGGGAAGACCAGCGTCACCATCCGTGGGCTGACGCCCAAGACAAAGTACGTCGCGTGTGTCTGCGTGCGGGACCTGATGCCCCAGAAGGAGCAGTGCGTCATCTTCTCCACGGACGGGGTGGTGGATGCCGAGGCCACTCAGCGGCTCATCAACGTGGTGGTGATCAGTGTGGCCATTGTCATcgccctgcccctcaccctgctcgtgTGCTGCGGAGCTGTGCAGCGGCGATGCCGCAAGTGCCGCACAGGGGGCGCTGCTGAGGCCACGGGGGCCTATGTCAACCTGGAGAGGCTGCGCCACAGCGAGGACGGCTCCGAGCTGTCCCAGCACAGCTTCAGTGAGGCCGACAGGCTCCTCTCCGCCCGGTCCAGCCTGGActctcaggtcctgggctccaggGGGGGCAGGCGGATCAATGAGTACTTTTGCTGA